The region aaatacTTTTGTTGTTGTGGCAGGTATTAATAATGAATATTACATTCAGTAGCTGTTAGACTGAGTGAGACCAGTTGAGGGTGTGATCAGAAGAAAACATTTGTGACATCAAGTGAGGACGTGCCTGAGACCTGCAAACTGGGTGAGTCCTGAGTCTGGTGATGTGCTGAAGCAACCACTGGAGTCTTGCTCAGTGACTCACTGTGTTTCTGATACACTGCTGCTTCATGTTATCTACTGACGTGTCTCTGACGCTGAACCAGAGCTTTCTGATGCAAACCTTAATTTTAAACACttaaatgctattttttttttttttttaatttataaaaaaaaatatttaaagcgTTTAAGAAGCACATGAATGAAAGAATTTTCTTTGATGTAAGTGCTTTTCTTATACACTTTATACTCATCCAAATGTTGACCAAGTTCTCTCACAAGATGTTTTCAAGCAAAAGTTTCTGAATTTGGGCCCTCAACAAGAAGGAGAACATTCACTGTTTTTAGTACTTATCTCTGAGGGTCTGAAAAGTCCTTTTTTACACTTCCACTAACATTTCAAACTCCTCTCACGTGATATTCAAACTGCTTTTCATGCTTACATTTCTGTGGCAGTTCAACTGACACCTTACACTTGAACCAACAGTTCAACTGTTGCCAACTCCTTTCAGGACTCTATCTTCAACGACCAATTGCTGCTGCTTTAATCACTTTAACTAACTAACTGTCAGCAATTTGACAACTTTATTAGGCACTTAAGAAGAGGATATGGTCCAGAAACAGCTGTATTTATGCTTCACCGGCTgtctacgcacacacacacaaaataattcaCCAATTGACAAAATGAAACATGACGGATGAtctaataataaacaaaatcaaTCTGCTACTACTGACAATAACTAAACAATGAAAGGTAGCAGCCCTGATGGAATTAACTCAAATTTTATCATTTATCTATGACGACAGGAAAATGATTTGGACAGCTTCGTATATCAAGACCACAAAATAATAACACTAACTAACAactgtttccatctgacagtGACATAAATATTTGTAATGGAAACAAGCCATGTGGAGATCATGACCTTGACTCCTGAGTCTTGTAGAAAACTCATCTTTACCAGGTCCTCTCTGGACTTTGACAGAATAcaaacagtgttgtttttctgttgtcaggCTACTACATGAAGCCAGTTATGGTGTTATAGTTGTTATCTTTAGAAACACTTGAGGGGGTCAAAAGTATGGCTGCATTTATATTGCGCTCACTGTCCCAAACAGCaactttgaatttaattttgtcaGTGTTGAGGTGTATTTTGTGAGTGAATCCATCCATTACATAATGAATGGAGGCACTCAGAAATGAATCCTCACCTGTGAGGAGGGCTTCTTTGGCACGTAGACCTTCCACATCTTGGCTTCCCTAGAGGCGGCCTTTTCCAGAAGAAAAGACAGCCTCTGGTGTCCCCAGGGTTCAGTGAACTTCATTCTTTCCTTCCCTGGTTGAGCCTACCTCCCCACCGGATACAGCTACCTGCATGGTGACACAGCACATCAGAACATCACACAGTCCAACTCATCTAATCCACCAAGAACAGGTGAGTCTGATTTGCACTTTAACTTTAAACAATACCATGTAATGGAGTTTACAtttcatgacatgacattttataGCAACAGTTGAGATTCAAGATAAATGACTCTCTTAATCGTTATGTTGCCATTCATAGCTTCAGTATGTTCTCTCATACTGCAATATGCCTTAGGATGATATATAGTGTGTCACTATCCATTCACCATCTGTCAGAGACAGTTTAATAACTCTGTGTTTACTGGGTCATTATGAGGAATGTTTCAAACCAAATGTTGGATTTTATTGTGATTTTTGCCCCAATGTGACTGACTTCTCTGATTTGTCAGGTATTTTAACTGGATTCACCAAAAACAGTCCTCCCTGTCTGAGCAATTTAGCAATTAACCGTTCCCAATTGATTTTCCAGAAAATGTATTATATCACGAGTTATACAGATATAGGAACATAAAATTACATATACTACAAGAtaggaaataaatgaatattccCTGATCTCTACATTAaaccatgaaaaataaatttgttttgtttctgactgAGGATACAGTCAGAGAAATATTTGGTAACTCAGGGCAATAAGGATGCTGAGGGTGATATTAGTCCAGTTTGCAGTTCCCAAATGGTTCAAACACACCACAGTCATGTTacacatttatttctgaagAAACTCCATAAAACTCTCTGTACTTGTTGTTATCCAATTAAACATAAAGTTAGATAATATCTTACTAAACAAACAGATTGCTTCTAATCTAGCTAACTGTAATCCAATCAGTGACGGACTGAAGTCATGCAAACTTCTCATAATGAAGAAAAGTACCAAAAACCTCCTCCCACTAGGTCCCAATTTTCTGGGAAGCACCGGGCCTCCCGAAGCAGGTGCATTACCGAGCATTTCCTCCTATTATTACCCGGTAAAGGACTATTCCCTGGGACGGAGCTAATATACGCTAACAACTCGCTGGCTGTGTGAGCAAGTTAGAACGTATCTGGCAATTATAGGCATAAAACGTTGGTTTCTATCTTCGGTTGTTTTCAGAAAAAGGGAGCTGAAGTGTAGTTTATGGCGAAGACTTAGCTAACTACACAGTACGGGCATTTAAATGGCTGACTCACACCCAGTAAGTAGACGGAGCCCAAGCCTTACCTCCCCTGCGAAGCGGAGAAAACCACAGTTGGATTTCATCCGGTCCACTCAATTCAAGGATAAATTAGGGGGTGAAATCGGTTACCCGTTCTTCAGTTTAGTCGTCCATCTTGGCTTCCATGGTGCTAAGTGCTGGGGAAAAGGGGTTTCtgtaaaaaatgtataaaaataaaagaacggAATATAGACAGATACGTCTACTTCCGAGGAGGGGActgggggaagagagaggagaacaggCTCCGCCCACATCCAGGCAGAACCGGAGGACAAAACAATCCTACCCTCTGTGGAATATTCCCATTATATTAATCTTATTTATTAATATAGAAACATAGAAATGATTCCTCAAGGATCTTTTAACAAGTCAGTTGTGAGTTTACTGTGAGCCTACTGTACTTCATGACATGCACAAAGAGTTTATCATGAGTGTATTTTGTGCTGTTCTAAAATTAacgttttatttattacatGGCTAACaacaaatacagaataaaaaaaacatgtcttgcCTTAAATTACAAGACATGGTTTAATAGAGTACAAAGCATTATGACTAAACTCAAATCCACCTACACAAAGGAACTCACATAAAATAATCACAAGCCTGAGGAGACTAATAAAAGTTTTCTATTAAGTTTTTAATGTGGCCATTGTTGTGACTGTTCTTGGGGTTTTCAGGCAGCTTGTTCTAGAGACCTGGACAGGTGTATCACAAAGCGTCTTTCTGGAACTTTGGGTAGCCTATAGTTGTGCGAGCAAGTGAGCCATACGTTTGAGGACGTGGTTCCTCACCTACTCCAAGTAAATATTTACGTATTTGCCAACTTTTAAGACCACTTCTTGAATAAATTATATATggttatcagaaaaaaaacagtcctaTAAGGACTATTGACTGCAGATTGTTTTCTACTCTCCTTTACAGTTACCATTTCTTTGACTACATGTATGTTCCTATGTTGTTAGCACCGCAGTTAGCCCACAGTCAGACCGAAAACCATTTACAACATTCATAGACGTTATTTCTGACACTTATGAGCTTGTTGTATTTAAAGTCTATGGTTGTAGACAATTAAAGACACCATCTACAGTCTATAGATACAGTCAAAGGGCACTACGTCATTCTAAGATATAACCTCGGGACCCTGTGCAACCATTGGCCAATCAAAACATCCAATTTTGGGCGGACTATTTGAACGTCCTAAACTGCAGCTCGCTGATTGGTTAAGGGAATAGTCAATCACAGGGGAATCGCTCACATTAATAGATGTGCTGTATTTCACTACCAGTGGTACTTATCGGTTGATTGAAGATTGATTATCGATCTCAGATATAAAACGTATCTACGACATTGTGAGAAATCAAGTCAAAGCAACACCAAAGCACTGGATATTAGCTTTAATTCACAGCGCTAAGCCTGTAAGGAGGTAGTTTCTATTCTGGATCCCTGGCCTGTGATTGGTTGTCGTGTGACGTTGGTATGTGGGCGTGAGCGTTATGAACAtcaacaaaagagagaaaaagagaaaggagaaagactAGAAGGGATAAGTCTACAGCTGCAGGAGATACAATAGATATGTGGATTTAACTCGAGAAACAGGtattgtaaatctttaaaatttttattaaaAGTACAGACGCCTATTTACTGAGCTGTATGTGCGTTTCCTGCTCTAACAGCATTAACTCGAAagacaagggggaaaaaagcaaatggACATGAACTGTTGACAATGGGACGGTATTTTAGCTACAATCTTCCTTAACAAAAGATAAGAGTTTGaaacatttgctttctttttcttttacaaatatttttccATCACACGATTTCGACGGAACTCGTACAGGAACAACTGAAACTGGctttaagtgatttttttaaagtctcGAAGTAAATAGcgtttcatttttcttgttgtgGTTTCAACTTTACAAatagctattttttttattcgCTAGCTCTTAGGATTTTCTTATTACAGCCAAAGatgttttcttcctgtctgttgttgttggtaTCCCCTGATCCTACTCCAGTCGACCTTTTTTTGTACCATCGTAAACGTTATATTAGCGAGGAGAAACCACtacaatcacatttttttcggTTAATTACATAAATACAACGATATAATCAATTAAACAGTAGTTTTTTGTATCGATAATCGACGTTGTACAGTATAATTTGATAGACCTTTAACGTTTGaggaatgtaaaaaaaacccagccCCTCCCCCGCTCCGGCCAGAGGATTTTAAACGTTAGCTAGCTGCCGTTGATGTTAGCTTCCTCGGTTACCATCGAGTCAAAAGATAAAACTGGGGATTTTCAGCCGTGTAGattatgtttttgtatgttgtgGGTTGTTTATTAACAGACAAAACCTTGAAAAGTAGTTGTTTTTCGGTCAGAGGACAGAAGGCGTCAACCAGAGGAAATCTGACACCGGAGCCCAGCTGAGAGAAGTGGGCTGGGCTCTGAGCTGTGACCTGTGTTAGCATCGAGAGCGAATGTAGGCCAGTTATGTACAGTATCGCAATAGTCCaacagagatagaaagagaatCACCTGAATAAAAAACGAAAGTATAACATAATAACAGCTGCCTGGGTATTAGAGAAACAATTGACAGTTTTCTAATAAAGATTTTCTGTTACACGATGTAAAAATAGTTGTGAAACAAAATATGTTGTGTTTGATACTGTTTTCAAAAGATGTCTTTTTATTTGGGTTTAACATAAATAATCATTGTTGTAAGCAGATTGCTTTTGTTAGTAAATTAAAAGTTTGGCCTGCAAGGATAAACAAAATAGCTGTCCATCCCAAAAATCTTAATAGCCCAGAGTGATGTCTTTAGGCTCCAAACTAGTTCTCCAACTATTTTTTGAAACGTGTGAAAAGCACTGTATTACAAAGTCAAAAAAGTATCATACAAGACACCATCAACAATATCAGCAATATCTTGAATTGTGATTTCCTGTTTTGCAGTGTAAATACTGTGGTGAAACATAGAGATCACTTCTTCCAGTGCCAGCCGAGACATGGACGCGTTTAGGCTTATGAAGGAGCTGCGGGTGAATCATGAGCAGGAGGTTTATTATCTGCCTAAAGAGACGGGACTGAGCCTCATCGAATCCACAACACGGGTGAGCATGTTTGACAAAAACCCATCGTTGATCCACATTAGATTCACCTGACATAATCCAGGTTAATAAACACCACGTCTTTGTTTTCCAGGACGACAGTCGGATCTCAGCCAAGTGCAGAGATGCCAAAGTGGAGGACCTGTGGAGTCTGACCAGCTTCTTTGGATACAGCACACAGACCTTTGTCCTGGCTGTTAACCTGCTGGACAGATTCCTGGCCATGATGAGGGTATGAGATGCTTACACCTGATAAGACCAGACATAGGACAGTTTAGCTTTTGTGTTTTAGCAGGGTGACACATTTTGTCTGCTTTTGCAATTTGCAATAGCAGAGGTAAATGcaaacaacatcaaacacacacagtacctgATTACTTTGGTTAAAGGATTCAGCTTGAAGTTGAGCTAAAAAGATTAGAGAATTTATACAATATTCTTCATTGTTACAGTAAATAATCATGGACATATTccttttttcagtcttgttagttaatcttttatttatcttttattgaCTCATAAACTCAGTGCAAAGAGTAAAATGCTTTTGCAGACCATGTGATATTCTCAGCAGCCTGAAGTGTCCTATAATAAACCTGGATCAGCTCACATCTTTTctgacataaaaacacagaaattttttttactcaagTCATTTTCAGATTGTTTCTAACTCACCCCTCGTCCGCCCTCAGATCCAGCCGAAGCACCTGTCCTGCGTCAGCCTCAGCTGCCTCCACATGGCGGCCaaagtgacagaggaggagtgcAACCTGACGCCCACCGACGAGCTCATCCGCATTGGACAGTGCAGGTTCACGGTGTCTGACCTCGGCCGCATGGAGAAGATTGTCGCAGAGAAGCTCAACTTCAAGTCCAAAGCCATCACTGCCTTAACCTTTCTGCACCTGTACCACCAGATTGCACTTTCACACtccacagacaggtgagaccATCACGTACAGGAAAATATCTCCAGTTTACGTACTTATTCTTTTCCAAAtcatctttagtttgatttcaGATCGGCttatttcacttcatttgtaTGAAATGTCAGCGATTAGTCAATTTAATTTCTTTCCTCTGGACCAGCTTCAAACGCATCAAGTTTTTTCTGAATATGAAAAGTTTGCAGGTCCTAGTCGAGGTGTAATCAGGATTATTTCTCCCCATATGAAccttaaaataaaacaccagaGTTCAAACACTGCTTGTTTGTCAGAGCAGTCAACCATCAGTCAGCTCCAACGTCTGACTGAAGTGCACTGATAAGATTTGTTGTTGACTGCTATTCGCACCAACACCTCACTCTTACATAACCCTGgcatattgtttttaatctgctcAGCTTCACTTTGGTTCTGTAGCGCACACACACGTCTGGGAAACGCCACTGGCCTGGATACACGCCGCAActtgactgtgtttttgtctgtgagaACAGGAAGGAGACGCTCAGCCTGGAGAAGCTGGAGGCTCAGCTCAAAGCCTGTCTGTGCCGGATCTCCTTCTCTAAAGCAAAGGTAGGAATTCACggcaggggtcagaggtcaggctggCTTACAGCAGCTCAACAGTCTAATGAGATGCTCAGAAATTGGTATTGCTACGTCGCTGTTAATTTGACATTAACGCTGTTTCTGTGCCTCCTTCCCTTTCTATTTGTCCATCCAGCCGTCCGTCCTAGCCTTGTCTCTTCTGAGGCAGGAGTGCAAAGCCATTCAGTCAGAGGACCTGTTGGAAATCGCCTATCACATCCAGAAACACCTGAAGGTAAACAACACGCTGCGTGACTTTCCTACACAACAGCTCGTCCAGGTTAGGGAAAGTAACACCTGTGGAAACCTAATGTAAAGGAAAACCAAAGTAAAAGGACAGTTTGCTTTTCCACAACAACGTCAGGCAACGTCACGCACAACAGCAGCTCGGAGCAAATTAATTTGAGAGGAAATGAGAGTCCAAAGGTTTATGTTGGTATCAGCTCACAGGTTCCTGGATCCGCTGCAGATCTTTGTGGGACCAGCTGAGACATCAGCCCCACAGACAATAACATGACCAACAGTTTAGTTAAACCAGGCACACAGCCTGCAGGCTTTACTACTTTACAGTGAAACGAAAGCTTCTGGCTGAATGGAAGGGAATTGAATACAGTTCTTGAATGGCAGCAGTAGTGGGAGGGCGTTCTGTGTTCATTCTTAGCCCGGCTCTGatccaaaatattttttgtgggTTGGTGGCTGTGGTTATGTAATGTGTCTTGTGTTGTGGTGACTCAAGTCTAAACAcatgaatgttttctttttctctctcagcaaaTCTCCAGTTTACACAGACTTGGGTGTATTTTCCTGTCAAATTTATGTAATTTAGTGCCAGTATTAGCATATATAATTCATTTTACTTGAGCAACctggaaattatttttttttatagtactCTCATCCTGAAATGTTTTTGAGATTAGGATTATTTTCGATCTCCAGGTGTTACATGACCATCTGATCAGGTTTCAGTACAAACCTGCAGACGCTGTTGTAACCTGGTTTCCCTTAACCCCCTGACCTAGAGAAAGAATCCAGGTTTCCGTTTACAGGCCACCGTCCTGTTACGTGTTAAGTAATGggattattttaaatatactgATGTCAGTTAATGTACAGGGCAGAGGGCCAAACAGCTAAACTGACCCGCTGTGATGTTTGGTTTCAGATTGCCAACGGTGAGCTGCGGCAGTGGAGCGAACGTGTGGCTCAGTGTCTGTCAGACTACGCCTCCCCCGAATGCAGCAAGCCCAACCACAGGAAGCTGCAGTGGATCGTGTCGCGGCGGACCGCCCAGAACCTGCACAGCTACCGCAGCGTCCCTGAGCTGCCCACCATCCCAGAGGGAGGCTGGGATGAGAGCGAAAGGTCAGAACTCCAAACACACCTGAGCTAAAAGATACTATAAGTAAATATAATAAGTCACCACATCTCTCATAGAAGATTaggtacaaatacacacagttgcacaggcaaaagaaaaaataagaatcTGACCAATCAGTAACAGCTGATGTTGAGAAGCTAACACACTTCGGGCAGACCTCACAACACTGTGCTTCAAACCAGACTTTAGACACAGACCTGGATTCAGTGTGAGTCTGGTGTGGACGTCAGACTGACGTCATGTGACAGCTCACACCAGGTACATGCCTATAAAATACAATGACGACAGAGGTATTTCAAATGACAAGGAACCAGACACACCTGtgtgtcaccacacacacacacactcagtgtttcagtttctaCAGCGACATaacactgataaacacactCCTAACTCTAACTGTGTGTAATCTGGTTAGTTTAACAGAAATGAACAGAACTCATGAGGCTGCTTGGGTGAGACAGATCAGCACAGCGAGTCATTTCATTAAAGTCTTTGAAATGAGTGTTTAGAGAGCagcagtttttacagtgtaactGTGTGGGCTCCTCTGAGGCAACCAGCTGTTCAGCAACACACAAATTTCTGTAGTGTTGTAACAgcacgtcacacacacacacagagaccagcCCCTCCCGAGTGTCAGGGCTTGTCAGGGCCTCTCATATCTCCCAGCAATGTATGATGGGGATGAGTGCGAGTCACTGGTTGCGTCCCACTGAGACAGACGTTTCCATGACGTCACACAGTCAGGGTGCCTCTCCTTTATGTAACTTCTGgagaagtttttcagtcagtgtggaaaaaaaaaggaggaaccAAACACGGGGACTTTTTCCCAGCTGGCTCTGTAAACAGAGAAGCTCAGTCCAACTACAACCACAAACATGACCATATTCatacttcagtttttttttaaatgacgtTACATTTCACACCTGACTCCTCAGCAGAtgctgacagactgacacaaacTTAGTCAGGCCTGAGATCAGccgatatgtgtgtgtgaaatagagGAAGTGTTTATCTTCActcttctgctttcttttcttgctAAATCGTGTAAACTCTCTGGCTTCCTGTGTACCAGTATGACGTGTTCAGGTGTTTAACAAGCTCAGAGGATAAAGcaacaaacattttcagcattaaTCGATCCATATTTCTTGTTCAGTGAGAAACGTTTCACTGGTTTTCACTCAAGTAGATGGTGGTTAAATAGACGAATTAGCGACTTCTGTATTAAAGTAACACACTAGAAAACCTGATTGTTTAATCGCACTATGGTCTGTGTGTACATGACTGTACTctgacagtgtgtctctgtgtctgtgcagtgagGACTCGTGTGAGGACGTGATGAGCTCAGGTGAAGAGTCCCTCAGCAGTTCTCTGGGCAGCGATGCTGAAGGACCCTTCTTCCCTCTGCACTTCCGCTGCCAAAAACACCGCCAACACCTCCACGCCTGAAGCCTCCGCCATCCCGTGCCTCCTCGtctccaccccccaccacccccctccccttccctctcctctaACTGCTCCACCTGATGTCTTTTAATTTATTGCTTAATAAGCTCCGGTGCGGGTGGAGAATCGCACAACTGGCAGCTGAGCAATCGGGGCTCTTCTGATAGATTTGGTAGATTTTACTTAGTAGATGTGTGGGTGCATGTTAAGATGTTACATTCCAGGATGCAAGATTTTAAAGATACACACGAGTGATGTTTGGCAGGTGCCGAGTCAGATCAGACCAGAAATGGTTCTCATTGTTGTTGACAAGAAGATAATTTGCCAAAACGTGGTGTTTATTTAATAGAATGTTTTTGACTGTTATTAATCTTAAGACTGTTTTTATTAAGGGTAAGGAGGAGTTGTCCCTTTGTCCAGAGGCTGAGCGGCCGCGGTTGCATTGTTTACTCCCCGATAACAAGATGTCACGCTGTTATCTTGGGATCATAACTCTGTTATTATGTGATAAACACAAATAGTGTTTGCAGCTATCCCGAGATAAACATTTCAGTTCTCATCACCACTGAACTGAACAACACATTACGTCATATTCTTGGGGTAAACGGTGCGACTGCGGCTGCTCCGATCCTCTGAGGCAAAGTTTCATTtgcacagttttcttttttttatctcgtTTAAGTGTTAAATGGTGAAACTGGAAGTCGGAGTTGGAGTCTGATAGGAAGCTGATCTTTAGCTTGGGAGTTTTCCTTCAAATTCAAACTCCACTGACACGACAGGGTGTTCAGATaaaaaacatttagtgtgtgtgtgtgtgtatgtatgtgcgaCCCTGGTTTAAATTTAAAGTTGCCAATCTTAGGatgtagcttaaaaaaaatctttgatgTTTTGAAACTGTTGACTGAGAGAATGTTGAATGGAACAAAAATAATGCTGACCAAGTGtcaaaaaaaaggctaaaaaatgttaaaaatgtaaaaaaatgttaatacaaaaacatgtaaaactgtaaatgatgtacaaaaaaaaacctgttaatAGTTCTTTGTAGATATTAagttatttattctttttttgtcacctgtactgaaaaagaaaatcttataaaaatgttatttttaaccttttgtCTGCCTTTTTTCTTCCATCGTCACTTCCAACTGATTGTACTAGATGATGCAGATTATGGAAAGTAAACATAATGATTGATGAAAGTtgattctgtctgtctgggaaACGTCACTGGCCCTGGATACACACCTTAacctgactgtgtttgtgtctgtgagaaCAGGAAGGAGACGCTGAGCCTGGAGAAGCTGGAGGCTCAGCTCAAAGCCTGCCTGTGCCGGATCTCCTTCTCTAAAGCACAGGTAGGAAATCAATCAGAAACAACTGAATGAAC is a window of Toxotes jaculatrix isolate fToxJac2 chromosome 16, fToxJac2.pri, whole genome shotgun sequence DNA encoding:
- the ccng2 gene encoding cyclin-G2, whose product is MDAFRLMKELRVNHEQEVYYLPKETGLSLIESTTRDDSRISAKCRDAKVEDLWSLTSFFGYSTQTFVLAVNLLDRFLAMMRIQPKHLSCVSLSCLHMAAKVTEEECNLTPTDELIRIGQCRFTVSDLGRMEKIVAEKLNFKSKAITALTFLHLYHQIALSHSTDRKETLSLEKLEAQLKACLCRISFSKAKPSVLALSLLRQECKAIQSEDLLEIAYHIQKHLKIANGELRQWSERVAQCLSDYASPECSKPNHRKLQWIVSRRTAQNLHSYRSVPELPTIPEGGWDESESEDSCEDVMSSGEESLSSSLGSDAEGPFFPLHFRCQKHRQHLHA